A single genomic interval of Aureliella helgolandensis harbors:
- a CDS encoding serine hydrolase, whose product MQLYSSVCGRSLAWVAILTLGLWGSGESIARSAEKTLDIVIQGGKVVDGTGAPWYIADIGISGGKIVRIGHIPAEDAKEVIDARGLVVAPGFVDMMGQTATPMLEDPKTALNLLTQGITTINAGEGSSAAPLGKEEEARQGYTTMAEYFALVELKGLPVNVVQTIGHTQVRRLVIGEVDRRPSDAEMKEMQELVREAMEAGAIGVSTALIYPPAIYAQTKEIAMLAATAGEYGGRYFTHMRNEGDRLLEAIDEALDIGREGNTPVHIFHLKAAGQQNWGKMQLAIAKIKAARAAGQQVTADIYPYMNNGLGIAALIHPRHFSKGHEQLVRRLDDVQLRAEIRQEMETTEGWENWFRHANHDWNRIVIGSSNDARYTKHDGKTVQEIATAMEEEPWDTFFNLVRSGAFALPQTMSDANKILAMQQNFVSFCTDVGPAGGSRSASHPRAFGAFPRLLSRYVRDLGAISLEQAVAQASAAATNNVLAFDRGRISQGLAADVIVFNYEDLVDHADFSNPSALSEGMKHVIVGGVPVLRDGEMTDARPGRVLRGPGYQASKAAAEVASGEPDQRFASYDRLVHAFMQEHQVPGVSIAVTNHGKLAFARGYGYADVATGEQVDSSSLFRIASLSKPITAVAILQLIERGQIELDSKVFEVLDKQDAIQSVKDSDPRLREITLRHLLEHRGGWDRNESFDAMFQSVRFAEQLGVTPPANQATVIQAMFSQPLDFDPGERYAYSNFGYCLLGRVIEHLSGQSYEEYVKEHVLLPLGITQMRIGATRLQGRAEHEVRYYQPGTGRSVFSADLRDEVPKPYGAWNLEAMDSHGGWIASASDLVKFAAAFDDPDHCPLLSRESIERMYARPPGLAGYEAEGEEKKTYYSLGWNNRPVGDGQVNHWHTGSLDGTATILIRRHDGKNFAALLNARVSPTSAHLGSAIDQLLHRAANEVSDWP is encoded by the coding sequence ATGCAGCTCTATTCTTCCGTCTGTGGTCGCTCTCTGGCTTGGGTTGCGATATTAACGCTTGGTCTCTGGGGATCCGGAGAGTCCATCGCACGAAGTGCAGAGAAAACGCTCGACATCGTGATTCAAGGTGGCAAAGTGGTCGATGGGACTGGTGCGCCCTGGTACATCGCGGACATTGGAATCAGCGGGGGCAAGATTGTTCGGATTGGACATATCCCAGCTGAGGACGCTAAAGAGGTGATTGATGCTCGCGGGCTGGTGGTTGCTCCTGGTTTCGTGGACATGATGGGGCAGACCGCTACTCCTATGCTGGAAGACCCCAAGACGGCCCTGAACCTGCTGACCCAGGGGATTACGACGATCAATGCAGGAGAGGGGAGCTCCGCGGCACCTCTCGGCAAAGAGGAGGAGGCGCGCCAGGGGTACACCACGATGGCGGAGTATTTTGCGTTGGTCGAGTTGAAGGGCTTGCCGGTCAATGTGGTTCAGACTATCGGTCACACTCAGGTGCGTCGATTGGTAATTGGTGAAGTTGATCGACGCCCCAGCGATGCAGAGATGAAGGAGATGCAGGAGCTGGTGCGCGAGGCAATGGAAGCTGGGGCGATCGGTGTTTCCACCGCCCTGATCTACCCACCCGCGATCTACGCGCAGACGAAAGAGATTGCCATGCTGGCGGCAACTGCTGGCGAATACGGTGGCCGCTACTTCACCCACATGCGCAACGAGGGGGACCGTCTGTTGGAGGCGATCGACGAAGCTCTCGATATTGGCCGCGAAGGTAATACGCCCGTTCATATCTTCCACCTCAAGGCAGCGGGGCAACAGAATTGGGGGAAGATGCAACTTGCCATCGCTAAGATCAAGGCGGCGCGGGCGGCTGGGCAACAGGTGACGGCTGATATTTACCCCTATATGAATAATGGGTTAGGTATCGCAGCGTTGATTCATCCGCGCCATTTTTCCAAGGGGCATGAACAGCTGGTTCGCCGCTTGGACGACGTGCAACTGCGAGCGGAGATTCGGCAGGAAATGGAGACCACCGAAGGCTGGGAGAATTGGTTTCGCCACGCCAACCACGACTGGAATCGCATTGTTATCGGAAGCAGCAATGATGCTCGCTACACAAAGCACGATGGCAAAACGGTCCAAGAGATCGCTACGGCGATGGAGGAAGAGCCCTGGGACACGTTCTTCAATCTAGTTCGCAGCGGTGCCTTTGCCTTGCCACAGACGATGTCGGATGCCAACAAAATTTTAGCAATGCAGCAAAATTTCGTCTCATTCTGCACTGACGTTGGACCTGCGGGTGGGAGCCGTTCTGCGTCCCATCCGCGAGCATTCGGAGCTTTCCCGCGCCTGTTGTCACGCTACGTGCGAGATTTGGGCGCCATTTCACTGGAGCAAGCAGTCGCACAAGCCAGTGCTGCCGCGACTAACAATGTGCTTGCGTTTGATCGTGGCAGAATCAGTCAGGGCCTAGCTGCAGATGTGATCGTGTTCAATTACGAAGACCTCGTGGACCACGCCGATTTCTCCAATCCAAGCGCGCTGTCTGAAGGAATGAAACATGTGATTGTGGGTGGTGTCCCCGTCTTGAGAGATGGGGAAATGACCGATGCTCGCCCCGGACGTGTACTCCGCGGTCCAGGCTACCAAGCGTCGAAGGCAGCCGCGGAAGTTGCTTCCGGAGAGCCCGATCAACGATTCGCTAGCTACGACCGTCTCGTGCATGCGTTCATGCAAGAGCACCAAGTTCCCGGCGTATCCATTGCCGTTACGAATCACGGCAAGCTCGCCTTCGCTCGAGGATACGGGTACGCCGACGTGGCTACTGGCGAACAGGTGGACTCCAGCAGCTTGTTCCGCATTGCCAGTCTTTCGAAACCGATCACTGCGGTTGCCATTTTGCAGTTGATCGAACGTGGGCAGATTGAACTGGACTCCAAAGTCTTTGAAGTTCTGGATAAGCAGGATGCAATTCAGTCCGTCAAGGACTCGGACCCACGATTGCGGGAGATCACGCTCCGCCATCTGCTAGAGCATCGCGGCGGCTGGGATCGCAATGAGTCGTTCGACGCGATGTTCCAATCGGTCCGGTTTGCTGAGCAACTTGGCGTCACACCGCCTGCAAATCAGGCCACGGTGATCCAGGCCATGTTTTCTCAACCACTCGATTTTGATCCAGGCGAACGCTACGCCTACTCCAATTTCGGCTATTGCTTGTTGGGACGTGTAATCGAGCATCTGAGTGGGCAGTCCTACGAGGAGTATGTGAAGGAGCACGTCTTGCTGCCACTGGGGATTACGCAGATGCGGATCGGTGCCACAAGATTGCAGGGAAGAGCGGAGCACGAAGTTCGATACTACCAACCAGGAACGGGGCGATCTGTTTTCTCTGCGGATTTACGAGACGAGGTGCCCAAGCCCTATGGCGCCTGGAATTTGGAAGCGATGGATTCCCACGGAGGATGGATTGCCTCTGCGTCGGACTTAGTCAAGTTTGCTGCCGCGTTTGACGATCCCGACCATTGTCCGCTGCTCAGCCGAGAGTCCATCGAGCGAATGTATGCTCGGCCACCCGGACTTGCTGGCTACGAAGCTGAAGGGGAGGAGAAGAAGACGTATTACTCGCTAGGCTGGAACAATCGTCCTGTTGGAGATGGCCAAGTCAACCATTGGCACACCGGTTCGTTAGATGGGACGGCTACCATCCTCATTCGCCGGCATGACGGCAAGAACTTTGCAGCTCTTCTCAATGCCCGTGTGAGTCCCACTTCCGCGCATTTGGGAAGTGCCATTGACCAACTGCTCCACCGCGCCGCCAACGAAGTTAGTGACTGGCCCTGA
- a CDS encoding carbohydrate-binding family 9-like protein has protein sequence MSQTKSTKKNSSFYRLGMCACLLTAGLLSNVAGAADEASPSLKVKSCEDFSITGKGDATAWQAADWVDLRRRPGGKHDYSARFKMLYSSTGVYVLFDGSDQKLTATMQEDFLDLWNEDVFECFFWTSEKHSVYFEYEISPLGFELPILIPNLEGRFLGWRPWHYEGDRKIQKKVSASGGSNESMAKVSGWRAEVFIPYALLEPLDNVPPVAGTRWRANFYRVDYDNDQETAWDWARVGPSFHEFKKFGTLVFD, from the coding sequence ATGAGTCAAACCAAGTCGACGAAAAAGAACTCGAGTTTTTATCGATTGGGGATGTGCGCATGTCTCCTAACTGCCGGCCTGCTGAGCAATGTTGCGGGGGCAGCCGATGAGGCTTCGCCAAGTTTGAAAGTTAAAAGCTGCGAGGATTTTTCCATAACGGGCAAAGGAGATGCGACGGCTTGGCAGGCTGCTGATTGGGTCGACCTGCGGCGTCGGCCTGGAGGCAAGCATGACTACTCGGCGCGTTTTAAAATGCTGTATTCCTCCACGGGAGTCTACGTTCTCTTTGATGGGAGTGACCAGAAACTGACGGCCACGATGCAGGAGGATTTTCTTGATTTGTGGAACGAAGACGTATTCGAATGCTTCTTTTGGACCAGCGAAAAACACTCGGTCTACTTCGAATATGAAATCTCGCCACTTGGATTCGAGTTGCCCATCCTGATCCCCAACTTGGAAGGACGCTTCCTGGGCTGGCGTCCTTGGCATTACGAGGGAGATCGCAAGATTCAAAAAAAGGTTTCGGCTAGTGGCGGTAGCAATGAATCAATGGCGAAAGTAAGCGGTTGGCGCGCGGAGGTTTTCATTCCCTACGCATTGCTCGAACCACTCGACAACGTTCCGCCGGTCGCTGGAACCCGCTGGCGCGCAAACTTCTATCGCGTTGATTATGATAACGACCAGGAAACTGCCTGGGATTGGGCACGTGTTGGGCCAAGTTTTCACGAATTCAAAAAGTTCGGTACGCTGGTTTTTGACTAG
- a CDS encoding amidohydrolase family protein, with product MHSSKIPAILSLVLLLVPLLSHGSAQTPSEVESVPADDIRDLKLRDWQPSSMMKTKVTRVQLPKAPVIDVHNHLGGGAATLTSERVAKYLREMDAAGVRTVVNLDGGWDTKLRETLAALDTAHPGRFLTFTLLNFNGFDQPGWSERETERLRQSFEAGAKGLKFHKSLGLSYRDEEGNLLGIDDARLDPIWQLCGEMERPVMIHTSDPAAFFTPLDRYNERWHELNDHPGWLFHGEKFPSRDELLEQRNRVIAKHPATTFIGAHFGNNPEDLEAVGRWLDTYPNFYVDIDARISELGRQPYSSRRFLIKYQDRIMFGTDTTPDAEAYRLYYRFLETDDEYFDTAESHHRQGFWMIYGIFLPDPVLEKIYRTNASQLLGLD from the coding sequence ATGCATTCCTCCAAAATCCCGGCAATCCTCTCCCTTGTTCTCCTACTTGTTCCCTTGCTGAGCCATGGGAGTGCGCAGACCCCTTCCGAAGTAGAGTCTGTGCCAGCCGATGATATTCGCGACTTGAAGCTGCGCGATTGGCAGCCCTCATCGATGATGAAAACCAAGGTGACACGAGTTCAGTTACCCAAGGCGCCAGTCATCGATGTGCACAATCATTTGGGTGGTGGAGCGGCTACGCTGACTTCGGAACGGGTTGCCAAGTACCTTCGAGAGATGGATGCTGCAGGCGTGCGGACAGTCGTTAACCTGGATGGTGGATGGGATACCAAATTGCGAGAAACGTTGGCTGCACTCGATACAGCCCACCCGGGGCGTTTCCTGACTTTCACTCTCCTTAACTTCAACGGCTTCGATCAACCAGGTTGGTCTGAACGCGAGACGGAGCGTTTGCGGCAGAGTTTCGAAGCGGGAGCGAAAGGGTTGAAGTTTCACAAGTCTCTCGGACTGTCGTACCGCGATGAAGAAGGCAATTTGTTAGGGATTGATGACGCCCGCTTGGATCCAATCTGGCAATTGTGTGGGGAGATGGAGCGTCCGGTGATGATCCATACCTCGGATCCCGCTGCGTTCTTCACCCCGCTGGATCGGTACAACGAGCGTTGGCATGAACTTAACGATCATCCCGGCTGGCTCTTCCATGGTGAAAAATTTCCATCCCGAGATGAGCTGCTGGAACAACGCAATCGCGTGATTGCCAAGCATCCTGCGACAACGTTCATTGGGGCGCATTTTGGCAACAATCCCGAGGATCTCGAAGCCGTCGGGCGGTGGCTGGATACTTATCCCAATTTCTATGTGGACATTGATGCACGCATTTCCGAGTTGGGACGGCAACCCTACAGCAGTCGACGTTTTTTGATCAAGTATCAAGATCGTATTATGTTCGGGACCGACACGACGCCCGATGCCGAAGCCTATCGCTTGTACTATCGTTTTCTGGAGACAGATGACGAATATTTCGACACCGCCGAGTCGCATCACCGTCAAGGGTTTTGGATGATCTATGGGATTTTTCTGCCGGACCCCGTGTTGGAGAAAATCTATAGAACCAACGCCAGCCAGTTGTTGGGACTCGACTGA
- a CDS encoding ECF-type sigma factor, giving the protein MHDVTYILSQIESGDSSAAAQLLPLVYQELRKLAAAKLANEKPGQTLQATALVHEAYLRLVNVQHLQSWDSRGHFFAAAAEAIRRILIEQARRKAGPKAGGNHRRIEVTEFADAGEAPDWDLLDLDEALVRLETEDPRAAQVVKLRFFAGLTRQESAQALGISIATADNDWAYAKGWLQVQLDNVIDSED; this is encoded by the coding sequence ATGCATGACGTTACCTACATCCTTTCGCAAATCGAGTCCGGCGATTCTTCGGCTGCAGCTCAACTATTGCCTCTGGTTTATCAAGAGTTGCGAAAGTTGGCCGCTGCCAAGTTAGCTAACGAAAAACCGGGGCAGACCCTGCAGGCGACGGCGCTGGTTCATGAGGCATACCTGCGGCTCGTGAATGTGCAGCATCTTCAAAGCTGGGACTCGCGGGGGCATTTTTTCGCTGCTGCGGCTGAAGCGATTCGCCGCATCTTGATTGAGCAGGCGCGGCGAAAGGCTGGGCCGAAGGCGGGCGGTAACCATCGTCGCATCGAGGTAACGGAATTCGCTGATGCGGGTGAAGCCCCCGACTGGGATCTACTCGATTTGGATGAAGCGCTGGTTCGCTTAGAAACCGAAGATCCCCGAGCGGCGCAGGTGGTGAAATTGCGTTTCTTCGCCGGCCTCACGCGTCAGGAATCTGCTCAAGCACTCGGCATCTCGATTGCAACTGCTGACAATGACTGGGCTTATGCCAAGGGGTGGCTGCAGGTTCAGCTGGACAACGTCATCGATTCGGAAGACTGA
- a CDS encoding SDR family NAD(P)-dependent oxidoreductase has translation MDLGLAGHTALITGGANGIGLATAKAFAAEGCRLLLWDLATSVAVAEELADEFGVDVQSQQVDVANFNQCQSQLAEFIGSGRSIQHVVHCAAVGSGKFGFPFTKLNPEDWRKPVEVNILGMTNIAHVLTHYLTEQQVGTFVFVASVAGQIGSQTDPPYSASKAANINFAQCMAKDLACYGIRVNTVCPGMVQTALNRAVWQAWHNTALEGDKQSYEEWAARKLQSVVPLGRWQACEDIASMIVFLSSDRAMQVTGQTINVDGGQVMHS, from the coding sequence ATGGATTTAGGATTGGCTGGCCATACGGCATTGATTACGGGAGGCGCCAATGGCATTGGACTGGCCACCGCCAAAGCTTTCGCAGCTGAGGGGTGCCGGCTGTTGTTATGGGATCTTGCCACAAGTGTTGCAGTCGCTGAGGAGTTGGCAGACGAGTTCGGCGTCGATGTGCAATCGCAGCAAGTCGATGTCGCAAACTTTAATCAATGTCAAAGCCAACTTGCGGAGTTTATCGGTAGCGGAAGATCGATTCAGCATGTGGTGCATTGCGCTGCAGTTGGTTCCGGAAAGTTTGGGTTTCCCTTTACCAAACTAAATCCCGAGGATTGGCGCAAACCTGTAGAGGTCAATATTTTGGGGATGACCAACATTGCACATGTGCTAACGCATTACCTGACCGAACAACAGGTCGGGACGTTTGTGTTCGTTGCATCGGTCGCTGGACAAATTGGTTCGCAAACCGATCCTCCCTACAGTGCCAGCAAAGCAGCTAACATCAATTTTGCGCAGTGCATGGCCAAAGACTTGGCCTGTTACGGTATTCGAGTCAATACCGTTTGTCCGGGCATGGTGCAGACCGCACTTAATCGCGCGGTATGGCAGGCTTGGCACAATACCGCACTTGAGGGTGACAAGCAGAGCTACGAGGAATGGGCGGCGAGGAAGTTGCAGAGTGTGGTTCCATTGGGACGCTGGCAAGCGTGCGAGGATATCGCTTCCATGATCGTCTTTCTTTCGTCCGATCGGGCAATGCAAGTTACGGGACAAACCATCAACGTCGATGGTGGGCAGGTAATGCACAGTTGA
- a CDS encoding sialidase family protein, producing the protein MKHNFFRMDWWATASSTACSTRGCSRRRRGLLSSGMTACYFSLVACFSPAALSTAEEPSPAQQHTGSQVVLVADTESQTVEPLVIERSVMTKGYDGKQCWVHARAGVVPTDDPQSAPTIVLTTQRLDITGSDVFHALHSAFSADLGETWSPLVPQAGFERWKIADRTEETICDFSPMWHGKSGKLLGFGQSVRYFDNKVMHVRPKFTGYSVYEPETHSWAKPKQLEMPDELRFRSSGAGSVQRYDLPNGDLLLPVYFKSPEETQYSVTVCLCKFDGETVTYVRHGNELTVDVQRGFAEPSITAFKDRYYLTLRNDEHGYVTTSSDGLNYEPPRRWTFDDGSDLGNYNTQQHWVTHPSGLYLVYTRKGANNDHVFRHRAPLFIARVDPDKLHVLRDTEQVLVPERGARLGNFGVSKVTPNETWVVVTEWMQTWNRPTYIMPVDNVYGADNSIHIAKIKWPSTIE; encoded by the coding sequence ATGAAACATAACTTCTTTCGTATGGATTGGTGGGCTACCGCTTCATCTACCGCGTGTTCCACGCGTGGGTGCAGCCGTCGGCGGCGAGGCCTGCTGTCAAGCGGGATGACGGCCTGCTATTTCAGTCTGGTTGCTTGCTTTTCGCCAGCTGCGCTGTCGACGGCGGAAGAGCCTTCACCTGCCCAGCAGCATACTGGTTCCCAGGTCGTGCTCGTCGCCGATACTGAGTCTCAAACTGTCGAGCCCTTGGTGATCGAACGCTCGGTGATGACCAAGGGATACGACGGAAAACAGTGTTGGGTGCATGCGCGAGCAGGAGTTGTTCCTACGGACGATCCGCAATCCGCCCCCACCATCGTTTTGACCACACAGCGTCTGGACATTACCGGGTCGGATGTGTTCCATGCATTGCATTCAGCTTTCAGTGCAGATTTGGGCGAGACATGGTCCCCGCTGGTTCCGCAGGCTGGGTTCGAGCGTTGGAAGATCGCGGATCGCACCGAGGAAACCATTTGCGATTTTTCGCCCATGTGGCATGGGAAATCTGGCAAACTCCTTGGATTCGGCCAGTCGGTCCGCTACTTCGATAACAAGGTCATGCACGTACGGCCCAAGTTCACGGGGTATTCGGTCTATGAACCTGAAACGCATTCCTGGGCGAAGCCCAAGCAACTCGAGATGCCGGATGAGCTCCGTTTCCGCAGTAGCGGAGCGGGCAGCGTCCAACGCTACGATTTGCCCAATGGTGATCTGTTGCTACCGGTCTACTTTAAATCGCCGGAAGAGACTCAATACTCTGTGACGGTCTGTTTGTGTAAGTTTGATGGCGAAACCGTCACGTATGTGCGGCACGGAAACGAGCTGACTGTAGATGTTCAACGTGGGTTTGCTGAACCCTCAATCACTGCCTTCAAGGATCGCTACTACCTGACACTCCGCAACGATGAGCACGGGTACGTGACGACAAGTTCCGATGGTTTGAACTATGAACCACCGCGTCGTTGGACCTTTGATGATGGTTCGGACCTTGGCAACTACAACACACAACAACATTGGGTAACGCATCCCAGCGGACTGTATCTGGTCTACACTCGCAAAGGGGCGAACAACGATCATGTTTTTCGGCATCGTGCACCGTTGTTTATTGCGCGAGTTGATCCCGACAAACTGCATGTCCTGCGCGACACCGAGCAGGTACTTGTACCCGAGCGGGGCGCCCGGCTTGGCAATTTCGGGGTTTCCAAAGTAACACCCAATGAAACTTGGGTTGTCGTCACGGAATGGATGCAGACCTGGAACCGGCCGACCTACATCATGCCTGTCGACAACGTGTATGGGGCGGACAACAGCATTCATATCGCCAAGATTAAATGGCCGTCGACGATCGAGTAA
- a CDS encoding sodium:solute symporter family transporter: MLVAASLLTIPDYIVIGLYLLGTVLFGFAIGMRLKTGTDFFLGGRQLPWWAIGMSLVATDIGGTDIIGVGGAAYTYGLAVSNFEWIGCVPAMILGAFIFIPFLYRTGVNTIPEFLERRYNAGVRSVIAICWLLFMACNLGIMLLASAKMMSAVFGWDETVCILVTAVLVGGYTLVGGLAAVVYTDMVQCAVMILGCLTILVLGLIEVGGIGELQSRLRDARERQASEASSPLAVESAQVEQTSDDQSQDDPMKLILPVDTRTPFPWPGIYFGLALILSPAYWIGNQAIVQRALGARSEFEAKASYVWGAVLKNVIPLIVAVPGLIAIALLPDLPDGDSAIPSLVGVLLPVGVRGLFVAAFLAALMSSIDSYLNSAATIVSYDLYKRFLHPQVTDERLLFVGRATTLALVMWAVAFAFLLTTMSENSGIYGIFQTLMAFFQGPAFAVLLLGILWRRATGMAALVGLLCGILTSITLYALNQPLVYQALGWEPLFKIQEPFLYFSIWAFLVTALVLAVLSLLGRPNTAAQLACVVQWRSSPERPAKGDRSPQEGVAQ; encoded by the coding sequence ATGCTCGTTGCTGCCAGCCTACTGACGATTCCCGACTACATTGTGATCGGGCTGTATTTGCTCGGCACCGTTCTTTTTGGCTTCGCCATTGGCATGCGTCTCAAGACCGGTACAGACTTTTTTCTGGGAGGGCGGCAGCTACCATGGTGGGCGATCGGCATGTCCTTAGTGGCCACCGATATCGGCGGTACAGACATCATCGGGGTAGGGGGAGCCGCCTACACCTATGGCTTGGCAGTCTCCAATTTCGAATGGATCGGATGTGTTCCGGCCATGATTCTCGGGGCCTTTATCTTCATCCCCTTCCTGTACCGCACGGGTGTGAACACAATCCCCGAATTCTTGGAGCGACGCTACAACGCCGGGGTGCGCTCGGTAATTGCAATCTGCTGGTTGCTGTTCATGGCTTGCAACTTAGGCATCATGCTGCTCGCTTCGGCGAAAATGATGTCAGCGGTTTTTGGTTGGGATGAAACGGTCTGCATCCTCGTCACCGCAGTCCTCGTGGGAGGCTACACCCTGGTGGGCGGCCTAGCTGCGGTCGTGTACACAGACATGGTTCAGTGTGCTGTGATGATTCTTGGGTGCTTGACCATCCTAGTTTTAGGATTGATTGAAGTGGGTGGAATCGGCGAGCTGCAGTCGAGGCTACGAGATGCACGCGAGCGGCAAGCAAGTGAAGCAAGTAGCCCGTTGGCAGTGGAATCAGCGCAAGTGGAGCAGACGAGCGACGACCAGTCGCAAGACGATCCGATGAAGCTGATTTTACCGGTCGACACGCGCACGCCATTTCCATGGCCGGGCATCTATTTTGGCTTGGCGTTGATCCTCAGTCCCGCCTACTGGATTGGCAATCAAGCGATCGTGCAGCGGGCTCTGGGGGCGCGGAGCGAATTTGAAGCCAAAGCGTCCTATGTCTGGGGAGCTGTCCTCAAGAACGTGATTCCTTTGATCGTCGCCGTTCCAGGGCTGATCGCAATTGCCCTATTGCCCGATCTTCCAGACGGCGATTCCGCCATCCCCAGTCTAGTTGGAGTCCTGTTGCCGGTTGGCGTGCGGGGATTGTTCGTCGCGGCATTCTTAGCCGCCCTGATGTCAAGTATCGATTCGTACCTCAACTCGGCCGCGACCATCGTCTCGTACGATCTCTACAAACGATTCCTCCACCCGCAGGTCACCGACGAAAGATTGCTGTTCGTGGGACGAGCAACCACGCTGGCCTTAGTGATGTGGGCCGTCGCTTTTGCCTTCCTGCTGACCACGATGAGCGAGAACTCGGGGATCTACGGCATCTTCCAAACCTTGATGGCATTTTTCCAAGGTCCCGCGTTCGCCGTTTTACTGCTCGGCATCCTATGGCGGCGGGCAACCGGCATGGCTGCCCTGGTGGGACTCCTCTGCGGCATCCTCACCTCGATCACCCTCTATGCCCTGAACCAACCGCTGGTCTACCAGGCACTTGGCTGGGAACCACTCTTCAAAATCCAGGAACCGTTCCTGTACTTCTCAATTTGGGCATTCCTGGTAACCGCCCTGGTCCTGGCCGTACTCAGTCTGCTCGGTCGCCCCAACACGGCCGCACAACTCGCTTGCGTAGTGCAATGGCGTTCCTCCCCCGAACGTCCGGCCAAAGGCGATCGATCCCCTCAGGAAGGAGTTGCCCAATGA
- a CDS encoding BNR-4 repeat-containing protein, whose amino-acid sequence MNLNFRMHLPQIQLALLVCIGLGVARTSAQDEPLTLNQKADGYHGIWYMNQPSNDEYVYKYSGGLGTYCAKHKPFALYCKQVNKTFFCYGGATPTDSRQLLHMVSYLDHATGTVPHPTILLDKKTNDAHDNPVISVDNEGYIWIFSTSHGRSRPSYIHRSKQPYDINEFELVEATRAEGETQVPMTNFSYLQVWQSAELGFHAFFTRYNYPAARTICFMNSRDGREWSQWQRIAAIGEGHYQVTGIGKSKLGSMFNYHPQGKGLNWRTNLYYVQTEDNGASWKSVAGEPLSLPLTEVANAALVHDYEAEGLNVYLKDLRFDNHDRPVLLYITSKGYESGPQNNPRTWTLARWTGEVWQISPITTSDNNYDMGELWMQSEDDWRVIGPTAVGAQPFNPGGEVVMWQSRDQGANWSQMRQLTRDSSMNHTYVRRVLNAHPDFVAIWADGHGRQPSNSHLYFSNVDGDVFQLPTAMPTAMARPKQIK is encoded by the coding sequence ATGAATTTGAATTTTAGAATGCACTTGCCTCAAATCCAACTGGCGCTGCTCGTGTGCATCGGCCTGGGAGTCGCCCGCACTTCTGCTCAGGACGAACCGCTCACATTGAATCAAAAGGCGGATGGGTATCACGGGATTTGGTACATGAACCAGCCCTCCAACGATGAATATGTGTACAAGTATAGCGGTGGCCTAGGGACGTATTGTGCCAAGCACAAGCCCTTTGCGTTGTATTGCAAACAGGTGAATAAAACATTCTTCTGCTACGGTGGTGCGACGCCGACGGATAGTCGCCAACTCTTGCACATGGTTTCCTATCTAGATCATGCAACTGGCACAGTTCCTCATCCAACGATTCTGCTGGACAAGAAAACCAATGATGCGCACGACAACCCCGTGATCTCTGTGGACAATGAAGGGTATATCTGGATTTTCTCGACCTCGCATGGCCGCTCGCGTCCCTCCTACATTCATCGCAGCAAGCAACCCTACGATATCAATGAATTTGAACTCGTGGAGGCGACGCGAGCCGAGGGCGAAACGCAGGTCCCAATGACGAATTTCTCCTACCTGCAGGTCTGGCAGTCTGCCGAATTGGGGTTCCACGCGTTCTTCACCCGCTACAACTATCCGGCGGCCAGAACGATTTGTTTCATGAACAGCCGAGATGGTCGCGAGTGGAGTCAATGGCAGCGGATTGCAGCCATCGGTGAAGGACACTATCAGGTTACTGGGATTGGCAAGTCGAAATTGGGATCGATGTTCAATTACCATCCTCAGGGCAAGGGCCTCAACTGGCGAACCAATTTGTACTATGTCCAAACTGAAGATAACGGCGCAAGCTGGAAGAGCGTTGCGGGAGAGCCACTCTCGCTTCCCTTGACCGAAGTCGCCAACGCGGCTTTGGTGCATGACTATGAAGCAGAGGGGCTGAACGTCTACCTGAAGGATCTTCGATTTGACAACCATGACCGACCGGTGTTGCTGTATATCACCAGCAAAGGGTACGAATCGGGGCCACAGAATAATCCTCGTACCTGGACCCTAGCTCGCTGGACAGGTGAGGTTTGGCAAATTTCCCCCATCACCACATCGGATAATAACTACGACATGGGAGAGTTGTGGATGCAATCGGAGGACGATTGGCGAGTGATTGGACCTACTGCCGTGGGAGCACAGCCTTTCAATCCGGGCGGCGAAGTGGTGATGTGGCAGAGTCGCGATCAGGGAGCGAATTGGAGTCAAATGCGTCAGCTAACCCGGGACAGTTCGATGAATCACACTTATGTTCGACGTGTGCTCAATGCACACCCCGATTTCGTAGCAATTTGGGCAGATGGACACGGCCGCCAGCCGTCGAATTCTCATCTCTATTTTTCCAATGTTGATGGCGACGTCTTTCAATTGCCCACCGCAATGCCAACTGCCATGGCACGTCCCAAGCAGATCAAGTAG